In the genome of Fervidobacterium nodosum Rt17-B1, the window GCGACCCACCCCTCCTGTAAGCAGCTATAATTTTACTTACCATATCAGGCGTTACTTTACCATAGAAATCTTTCTCACCAACAAGCACAACTGGTGCCATACTACAAGCACCAAGACATCTCACCGGATGAACTGAGAAAAGACCATCTTCTGTTACTTCTTCCGCTTTAACTCCCAGCTCTTCCAAAAATCTTTCCATAACTCTGTCCGCACCTTTAACGTAACACGCTGTACCAAGGCAAACTTTAATTTGATTTTTGCCTTTTGGCTTTGTAGCAAAGAAATTGTAGAATGTTACAACTCCATACACTTCTGATATTGGTACTCCTAACCTTTCAGCAACGTGTTCTTGTACTTCTTGCGGTAACCAGCCAAAGAGCTCTTGTGCTTTATGGAGCACACCAATAAGTATTCCAGGTTTATCCTTTACCTGGTCAATGTAAGCATCCAACTCCTCGTAAAGTTCTTTGTGTTTTTCACATACGGCCACACACATCCCTCCTTCACACTTCGTGATTATTATAACATACAAAAAGAAAATTTCACATATCAGAAAAAGCTTAATTTTGGAGATTTAATTAGAAAATTTTGATTATCCAACCATTTATATATTAATTTGATACATATTCATTTTTTCACAAAGTCAGGGAAAATAAAACAATAATCATACCTATAATTTTTAATAAACTCAATTTTTCACCTAAAAATACTATCGCTAAAAGTGTGGCAACTATAGGTTTCAAAAAGAATATTCTACTCGATTGCGTTGCGCCA includes:
- a CDS encoding complex I 24 kDa subunit family protein, with protein sequence MAVCEKHKELYEELDAYIDQVKDKPGILIGVLHKAQELFGWLPQEVQEHVAERLGVPISEVYGVVTFYNFFATKPKGKNQIKVCLGTACYVKGADRVMERFLEELGVKAEEVTEDGLFSVHPVRCLGACSMAPVVLVGEKDFYGKVTPDMVSKIIAAYRRGGSQ